The following proteins come from a genomic window of Miscanthus floridulus cultivar M001 chromosome 2, ASM1932011v1, whole genome shotgun sequence:
- the LOC136540174 gene encoding dof zinc finger protein DOF3.6-like isoform X2, whose product MVFPSPSVPVYLDPHPPNWNNQQQGQQASGGADAPLLPVGPAAATAAAPEPSGLPRSSSAASAAVAADARPNSMAERARLARMPQPEPALKCPRCESTNTKFCYYNNYSLSQPRHFCKTCRRYWTRGGSLRTVPVGGGCRRNKRSSKSSSSAAGSSSSSKTSSSGTLLGGPSAMPSTTPGATGAIITPGLSSFSHHLPFLGSMHPPGPNLGLAFSTGLPLLGMQNLDTVDQFPVASGGGTTIGASLEQWRVQQQQRQFPFMTGGILDLPQPPTYQLGLEANRGGSGSAAAAFTLGQPTTTSATTARQEGSSKNMEDSKGQDMSLQRQYMAALRQGSGAHGVWDGNAGGSGSDGGGTGSGGGSSWPMNIIRGFHSSSTSGGNGGRGSL is encoded by the exons ATGGTGTTCCCTTCACCTTCAGTGCCGGTCTACCTAGATCCACATCCACCAAATTGGAATAACCAG CAGCAAGGTCAGCAGGCGAGCGGGGGAGCCGATGCACCGCTGCTGCCCGTGGGTCCGGCGGCTGCCACAGCCGCGGCTCCGGAGCCCAGTGGCTTGCCGAGAAGCTCATCGGCGGCCAGTGCCGCCGTGGCTGCGGACGCGAGGCCCAACTCGATGGCGGAGCGCGCGCGGCTGGCGCGGATGCCGCAGCCGGAGCCGGCGCTCAAGTGCCCGCGCTGCGAGTCCACCAACACCAAGTTCTGCTACTACAACAACTACTCCCTCTCCCAGCCCCGCCACTTCTGCAAGACGTGCCGCCGCTACTGGACGCGCGGCGGATCCCTCCGTACCGTCCCCGTCGGCGGAGGCTGCCGTCGCAACAAGCGTTCGTCCaagtcctcctcctccgccgccgggtCTTCTTCCTCTTCGAAGACGTCATCCTCGGGTACTCTGCTCGGTGGTCCATCAGCTATGCCGTCCACTACTCCGGGCGCTACCGGTGCGATCATCACTCCGGGTCTCAGCTCTTTCTCTCACCACTTGCCGTTCTTGGGCTCGATGCACCCGCCGGGGCCCAACCTAGGGCTTGCCTTCTCCACCGGACTGCCGCTGCTCGGCATGCAGAACCTGGACACGGTGGATCAGTTTCCGGTGGCAAGCGGTGGAGGCACCACCATCGGTGCATCTCTGGAGCAGTGGAgagtgcagcagcagcagcggcagttCCCGTTCATGACTGGGGGAATACTGGACCTTCCACAACCGCCGACGTACCAACTGGGTTTGGAAGCTAACCGAGGAGGCAGCGGCTCAGCTGCGGCAGCGTTCACTTTAGGGCAGCCCACGACGACCAGTGCTACCACGGCAAGGCAGGAAGGGTCGTCAAAGAATATGGAGGACAGTAAAGGACAAGACATGAGCTTACAGAGGCAGTACATGGCGGCTCTACGCCAGGGATCAGGAGCACACGGTGTCTGGGATGGGAATGCTGGTGGCAGCGGCAGCGACGGTGGTGGCACTGGCAGTGGCGGCGGTTCAAGTTGGCCGATGAACATTATTCGTGGATTCCATTCTTCGTCCACCAGTGGTGGCAATGGCGGCCGTGGCTCGTTGTAG
- the LOC136540174 gene encoding dof zinc finger protein DOF3.6-like isoform X4: MLACCWLLHVTVPCDMACCATRQGQQASGGADAPLLPVGPAAATAAAPEPSGLPRSSSAASAAVAADARPNSMAERARLARMPQPEPALKCPRCESTNTKFCYYNNYSLSQPRHFCKTCRRYWTRGGSLRTVPVGGGCRRNKRSSKSSSSAAGSSSSSKTSSSGTLLGGPSAMPSTTPGATGAIITPGLSSFSHHLPFLGSMHPPGPNLGLAFSTGLPLLGMQNLDTVDQFPVASGGGTTIGASLEQWRVQQQQRQFPFMTGGILDLPQPPTYQLGLEANRGGSGSAAAAFTLGQPTTTSATTARQEGSSKNMEDSKGQDMSLQRQYMAALRQGSGAHGVWDGNAGGSGSDGGGTGSGGGSSWPMNIIRGFHSSSTSGGNGGRGSL; this comes from the exons ATGCTGGcatgctgctggctgctgcatgTGACCGTACCGTGCGACATGGCATGCTGCGCTACACGG CAAGGTCAGCAGGCGAGCGGGGGAGCCGATGCACCGCTGCTGCCCGTGGGTCCGGCGGCTGCCACAGCCGCGGCTCCGGAGCCCAGTGGCTTGCCGAGAAGCTCATCGGCGGCCAGTGCCGCCGTGGCTGCGGACGCGAGGCCCAACTCGATGGCGGAGCGCGCGCGGCTGGCGCGGATGCCGCAGCCGGAGCCGGCGCTCAAGTGCCCGCGCTGCGAGTCCACCAACACCAAGTTCTGCTACTACAACAACTACTCCCTCTCCCAGCCCCGCCACTTCTGCAAGACGTGCCGCCGCTACTGGACGCGCGGCGGATCCCTCCGTACCGTCCCCGTCGGCGGAGGCTGCCGTCGCAACAAGCGTTCGTCCaagtcctcctcctccgccgccgggtCTTCTTCCTCTTCGAAGACGTCATCCTCGGGTACTCTGCTCGGTGGTCCATCAGCTATGCCGTCCACTACTCCGGGCGCTACCGGTGCGATCATCACTCCGGGTCTCAGCTCTTTCTCTCACCACTTGCCGTTCTTGGGCTCGATGCACCCGCCGGGGCCCAACCTAGGGCTTGCCTTCTCCACCGGACTGCCGCTGCTCGGCATGCAGAACCTGGACACGGTGGATCAGTTTCCGGTGGCAAGCGGTGGAGGCACCACCATCGGTGCATCTCTGGAGCAGTGGAgagtgcagcagcagcagcggcagttCCCGTTCATGACTGGGGGAATACTGGACCTTCCACAACCGCCGACGTACCAACTGGGTTTGGAAGCTAACCGAGGAGGCAGCGGCTCAGCTGCGGCAGCGTTCACTTTAGGGCAGCCCACGACGACCAGTGCTACCACGGCAAGGCAGGAAGGGTCGTCAAAGAATATGGAGGACAGTAAAGGACAAGACATGAGCTTACAGAGGCAGTACATGGCGGCTCTACGCCAGGGATCAGGAGCACACGGTGTCTGGGATGGGAATGCTGGTGGCAGCGGCAGCGACGGTGGTGGCACTGGCAGTGGCGGCGGTTCAAGTTGGCCGATGAACATTATTCGTGGATTCCATTCTTCGTCCACCAGTGGTGGCAATGGCGGCCGTGGCTCGTTGTAG
- the LOC136540174 gene encoding dof zinc finger protein DOF3.6-like isoform X3, with amino-acid sequence MVFPSPSVPVYLDPHPPNWNNQQGQQASGGADAPLLPVGPAAATAAAPEPSGLPRSSSAASAAVAADARPNSMAERARLARMPQPEPALKCPRCESTNTKFCYYNNYSLSQPRHFCKTCRRYWTRGGSLRTVPVGGGCRRNKRSSKSSSSAAGSSSSSKTSSSGTLLGGPSAMPSTTPGATGAIITPGLSSFSHHLPFLGSMHPPGPNLGLAFSTGLPLLGMQNLDTVDQFPVASGGGTTIGASLEQWRVQQQQRQFPFMTGGILDLPQPPTYQLGLEANRGGSGSAAAAFTLGQPTTTSATTARQEGSSKNMEDSKGQDMSLQRQYMAALRQGSGAHGVWDGNAGGSGSDGGGTGSGGGSSWPMNIIRGFHSSSTSGGNGGRGSL; translated from the exons ATGGTGTTCCCTTCACCTTCAGTGCCGGTCTACCTAGATCCACATCCACCAAATTGGAATAACCAG CAAGGTCAGCAGGCGAGCGGGGGAGCCGATGCACCGCTGCTGCCCGTGGGTCCGGCGGCTGCCACAGCCGCGGCTCCGGAGCCCAGTGGCTTGCCGAGAAGCTCATCGGCGGCCAGTGCCGCCGTGGCTGCGGACGCGAGGCCCAACTCGATGGCGGAGCGCGCGCGGCTGGCGCGGATGCCGCAGCCGGAGCCGGCGCTCAAGTGCCCGCGCTGCGAGTCCACCAACACCAAGTTCTGCTACTACAACAACTACTCCCTCTCCCAGCCCCGCCACTTCTGCAAGACGTGCCGCCGCTACTGGACGCGCGGCGGATCCCTCCGTACCGTCCCCGTCGGCGGAGGCTGCCGTCGCAACAAGCGTTCGTCCaagtcctcctcctccgccgccgggtCTTCTTCCTCTTCGAAGACGTCATCCTCGGGTACTCTGCTCGGTGGTCCATCAGCTATGCCGTCCACTACTCCGGGCGCTACCGGTGCGATCATCACTCCGGGTCTCAGCTCTTTCTCTCACCACTTGCCGTTCTTGGGCTCGATGCACCCGCCGGGGCCCAACCTAGGGCTTGCCTTCTCCACCGGACTGCCGCTGCTCGGCATGCAGAACCTGGACACGGTGGATCAGTTTCCGGTGGCAAGCGGTGGAGGCACCACCATCGGTGCATCTCTGGAGCAGTGGAgagtgcagcagcagcagcggcagttCCCGTTCATGACTGGGGGAATACTGGACCTTCCACAACCGCCGACGTACCAACTGGGTTTGGAAGCTAACCGAGGAGGCAGCGGCTCAGCTGCGGCAGCGTTCACTTTAGGGCAGCCCACGACGACCAGTGCTACCACGGCAAGGCAGGAAGGGTCGTCAAAGAATATGGAGGACAGTAAAGGACAAGACATGAGCTTACAGAGGCAGTACATGGCGGCTCTACGCCAGGGATCAGGAGCACACGGTGTCTGGGATGGGAATGCTGGTGGCAGCGGCAGCGACGGTGGTGGCACTGGCAGTGGCGGCGGTTCAAGTTGGCCGATGAACATTATTCGTGGATTCCATTCTTCGTCCACCAGTGGTGGCAATGGCGGCCGTGGCTCGTTGTAG
- the LOC136540174 gene encoding dof zinc finger protein DOF3.6-like isoform X1 — MLACCWLLHVTVPCDMACCATRQQGQQASGGADAPLLPVGPAAATAAAPEPSGLPRSSSAASAAVAADARPNSMAERARLARMPQPEPALKCPRCESTNTKFCYYNNYSLSQPRHFCKTCRRYWTRGGSLRTVPVGGGCRRNKRSSKSSSSAAGSSSSSKTSSSGTLLGGPSAMPSTTPGATGAIITPGLSSFSHHLPFLGSMHPPGPNLGLAFSTGLPLLGMQNLDTVDQFPVASGGGTTIGASLEQWRVQQQQRQFPFMTGGILDLPQPPTYQLGLEANRGGSGSAAAAFTLGQPTTTSATTARQEGSSKNMEDSKGQDMSLQRQYMAALRQGSGAHGVWDGNAGGSGSDGGGTGSGGGSSWPMNIIRGFHSSSTSGGNGGRGSL; from the exons ATGCTGGcatgctgctggctgctgcatgTGACCGTACCGTGCGACATGGCATGCTGCGCTACACGG CAGCAAGGTCAGCAGGCGAGCGGGGGAGCCGATGCACCGCTGCTGCCCGTGGGTCCGGCGGCTGCCACAGCCGCGGCTCCGGAGCCCAGTGGCTTGCCGAGAAGCTCATCGGCGGCCAGTGCCGCCGTGGCTGCGGACGCGAGGCCCAACTCGATGGCGGAGCGCGCGCGGCTGGCGCGGATGCCGCAGCCGGAGCCGGCGCTCAAGTGCCCGCGCTGCGAGTCCACCAACACCAAGTTCTGCTACTACAACAACTACTCCCTCTCCCAGCCCCGCCACTTCTGCAAGACGTGCCGCCGCTACTGGACGCGCGGCGGATCCCTCCGTACCGTCCCCGTCGGCGGAGGCTGCCGTCGCAACAAGCGTTCGTCCaagtcctcctcctccgccgccgggtCTTCTTCCTCTTCGAAGACGTCATCCTCGGGTACTCTGCTCGGTGGTCCATCAGCTATGCCGTCCACTACTCCGGGCGCTACCGGTGCGATCATCACTCCGGGTCTCAGCTCTTTCTCTCACCACTTGCCGTTCTTGGGCTCGATGCACCCGCCGGGGCCCAACCTAGGGCTTGCCTTCTCCACCGGACTGCCGCTGCTCGGCATGCAGAACCTGGACACGGTGGATCAGTTTCCGGTGGCAAGCGGTGGAGGCACCACCATCGGTGCATCTCTGGAGCAGTGGAgagtgcagcagcagcagcggcagttCCCGTTCATGACTGGGGGAATACTGGACCTTCCACAACCGCCGACGTACCAACTGGGTTTGGAAGCTAACCGAGGAGGCAGCGGCTCAGCTGCGGCAGCGTTCACTTTAGGGCAGCCCACGACGACCAGTGCTACCACGGCAAGGCAGGAAGGGTCGTCAAAGAATATGGAGGACAGTAAAGGACAAGACATGAGCTTACAGAGGCAGTACATGGCGGCTCTACGCCAGGGATCAGGAGCACACGGTGTCTGGGATGGGAATGCTGGTGGCAGCGGCAGCGACGGTGGTGGCACTGGCAGTGGCGGCGGTTCAAGTTGGCCGATGAACATTATTCGTGGATTCCATTCTTCGTCCACCAGTGGTGGCAATGGCGGCCGTGGCTCGTTGTAG